The following is a genomic window from Myxococcota bacterium.
GGACGGTGACGGCATCAGCGACATCGTTGTCGGCGAGCAGTGGTTCGCCTCGTTCCAGGGCCGCGTCCACGTGTTCCTGGGCCACAAGACGACGGGCGTCGTGACTCCGGAAGCCGCAACTCTGGACAGTCCGGTCGCGGGCCGCGGTGACTTCGGCCGCGACGTCTATGACAACCTCGACCTGAACGGCGATGGCTTCGCAGACGTGCTGGCCAGTGCGTTCACGTCGTCACACAACAGCGTCCCGACCGCGGGCGCGGTGGCCCTTTATCTCGGCGGCGGCGGCCCTGGAGAACCGCGCATTCCACGCATGGCCACGCCCAACCTGTCACAGCCGCTGGCTCTCCTGGCGACGAGCCAGGTCTTTTCCGCGCGCAGCCTCGCGCGCAGCCCCGCCGGCCGCCTGACCGTCCGCGCCGAGACCGAGACCAAGTTCAGCGTCGGCGCGTTCAACGGCCAGGGCACGACCCTCACTCCTTCGATCGACACCGGCACGGCCGGCACCACCACGAGCTTCGCCGCGAGCTGTGAGCAGTTCGCTCCCACCTGCCGCTGGCGCACCCGGCTCGTATCGCGCAGCCCGCTCTTCGCGCGCACGCCGTGGATCTCGGTCCCCGGCAACGCTCCGACGGAGTGGGACACGCACCCGTTCTCGGACATCGACGGCGACGGCGTCGCCGATCTCGCGGACCTGTGTCCCGCGGTCGTCGACCCGACGAATGCGAACAACGACGGCGACCAGTTCGGCAACGTCTGCGACAACTGCCCGTTCACCGCGAACGACGACCAGGCCGACTCCGACGGCGACGGTGTGGGCGACGCCTGCGACAACTGCGTGAACGTCCCCAACCCGCGCGTCCCGGGCGGGACCTCGATGTTCCTCACCAACAACCCGTGGGCCACGGTCACCGGCGACCAGCGCGACGACGACCACGACGGCTACGGGAACGTGTGCGACGCGGACTTCCCCGGCACCAGCCAGGGCGGGAACGTCAACGCGGCAGACACCAACCAGTACAAGGCCTCGGTCAACTCCGATCGCACGACGATCGTGTGCGGCACCAGTCACAATGAGCGGTGCGCGATCTTCGACCTGAACCTGGGCCAGAACACCGACGGCGTGAACAACATCAACGCCGCCGACACGCAGCGCTTCAAGCTGCTGGTGAACCACCCGGCCGGGCCGAAGTGCCCGACCTGCCCGCTCGCTTGCCAGGCGGGTGCGACGGGAAGCTGTCAGTAAGTGCAGCCCGAAACGGGCGGGGTGACTGGCGCGAGCCAGTCACCCCGTTTCGTTGGAGCCGGGGATCAGGCCGACAGGCGCGAGGCGAGCTCGGTGCGGGAGTGCACGCCGAGCTTGCGGTAGACGTGCTGGAGCTGGTTCGCGACCGTGCGGCGGCTGGTGCGGCGGGCGGCGGCGATCTCGGCGTCGGTGCGGCCGCGGGTCGCGAGCTCGGCCACCTGGCGCTCGGTCGGGGAGAGCAAGTCATCGGGTGTATGCCGGGCTGGCGCGGGCGCGTCCTCGGGGGCCGTCAGTCCGGCGAAGGCGCTCGCCAGCTCGACCCGGGAGCCGAGCCCGAGCTTGCGCGCGGCGGCGTGGCTGGCGCGTGAGACCGCGCTGGGAGAGAGCGCGGTCGCGAAGGCGATCTCCTTGCCGCTCCGGCCGCGAGACAGGAGGATCGCCACTTCGAGCTCACGGTCCGAGAGGCCCCGGGCCTGCTCCAGTTCCACGAACTTCGCCTCCTTGCACCGCTCTGGCACAATGGCCTGGCCAGTCACCCTGGTGAGCCAGTGTCACGTCTGGCCGCAGGGCGCCGCGTGATCTCCGCGTGATCTCCGGGTGACGGCGGTGGGTCGTGAATGCGGTACGCGTGGGCCGACTGCGAGCTGGATGGAGAGGCCCGGGAGCTGCGCCGGGGCGGCCGGCCCGTGGCCGTGCAGGCGCTCGTCCTGGACCTGCTGCTGCTCCTGGTGGAGCAGCGGGGCCGGGTCGTCTCCGAGGCGGCGGTCCGGCGAAGACTCTGGCCGGACGTTCAGGTGACCGATGCCTCGCTCCGGCGGGTGCTGAAAGAGGCGCGCCGGGCGATCGGCGACGACGGCGCCCGGCAGGCGCAGATCCAGACACTGCGGGGCCGGGGGCTGCGCTTTGCGGCACCCACCGAAGCGGACCTGGCGGGCGCGCGTGCGTTCGTGGGTCGCGCCGCACTCTTCTCGGCGCTCGACCGGACGCTGGAAGCGGTGCTCTCGGGCCGCGGATCGGTCACGCTGCTCCACGGTCCCGCGGGCATCGGCAAGACGCGTCTGCTCGCCGAGCTCGAGGCGCGCGCGGAGGCGCGCGATTTCCGCGTGCTCTCGGGTGCGGGCCGCGCGGGCGCGGAGGGCGAGGCGTTCCAGCCCTGGCTCGAGGCATGTGCGGACCTGGGCCTCGAGAAGCTGCTGCGGCCGGACGGCTCGAGTGACTCCTTCGTGTCGGAAGACGGCGTGCGCTTCCAGCGCTTCCGAGAGGTGACTCGCGCGTTGATCCGCGCAAGCGAGCAGCGGCCGCTCTTGGTCGCGCTCGACGATCTCCACGCCGCCGACGCCGACACGGCGATCCTGCTGCGCTTCGTGGCCACGGCGCTGCGCCGGGCGCGGGTGTGGATCGTGGGGACGGTGCGCGCGGCCGGCGGACTGACCGGCGAAGGCAAGCTGCGCGAGCTGGCCGAGCTCGCGGCCGACAGCGCGACCCAGACACTGGCGGTCCCGGGGCTCGAGCGGGACGAGATCCGGACCTTGCTGGCGCGCGAGCTGCCAGACGTGAGCGACGACGCGCGTGAGCTGCTGTGCGCGCGCAGCGAGGGGAACCCGTTGTTCGCGCTCGAGCTGGCGCGTTTCGTGCGCGACCACGCGCACGCCGGGGATCCCGCAGAGCTGGAGCGCACCGTGTCGCTGGGCCTGCGGGAGTTCGTGGCGCGGCGCTGCGCGGCGCTGGGCGAGAAGACCCGGTCAGTCCTCTCGGCGGCCAGCGCCGTGGGCTTCGAGTTCGATCCCGCGGTCGTGGCCGAGGCCGAGGGCATCGCGGTGCGGACGGTGACGCACTCACTCGAGGAGGCGACCGCGGCAGGGCTGCTCGAGCCCGCGGCGCGCAAGTGGCGCCGCTTCAGTCACCCGCTGTTCGCCGAGGGGCTGTACGCGGAGCTGGGCTCCGACGCGCGCGCCCTGGCCGAGCAGCACCTGCGCATCGCAGAGGCGCTCGAACGGCGCGGAGTCAGCGATCCGTTCCTGCTGGCGCGGCACTTCGTGGCCGCGCGCGCGCTCGCCGGGCCGGCGCGCGCGCTGCGCTGGGCGCGCGCGGCAGCGGACGAGGCCCGGCGGCGCTACGCGCTCGCCGATGCGCGCCACTGGAACCGTCAGGCCATCGACCTGGCCGAGCACGCCGGCGCGCCCGCGCGCGAGATCGGGGAGCTGTTGCTCTCGGAGAGCGAGCTCCTGATCGCGACCCGGGGCCTGCCCGAGGCGCGCGTCTACTCGGAGCGCGCG
Proteins encoded in this region:
- a CDS encoding AAA family ATPase, yielding MRYAWADCELDGEARELRRGGRPVAVQALVLDLLLLLVEQRGRVVSEAAVRRRLWPDVQVTDASLRRVLKEARRAIGDDGARQAQIQTLRGRGLRFAAPTEADLAGARAFVGRAALFSALDRTLEAVLSGRGSVTLLHGPAGIGKTRLLAELEARAEARDFRVLSGAGRAGAEGEAFQPWLEACADLGLEKLLRPDGSSDSFVSEDGVRFQRFREVTRALIRASEQRPLLVALDDLHAADADTAILLRFVATALRRARVWIVGTVRAAGGLTGEGKLRELAELAADSATQTLAVPGLERDEIRTLLARELPDVSDDARELLCARSEGNPLFALELARFVRDHAHAGDPAELERTVSLGLREFVARRCAALGEKTRSVLSAASAVGFEFDPAVVAEAEGIAVRTVTHSLEEATAAGLLEPAARKWRRFSHPLFAEGLYAELGSDARALAEQHLRIAEALERRGVSDPFLLARHFVAARALAGPARALRWARAAADEARRRYALADARHWNRQAIDLAEHAGAPAREIGELLLSESELLIATRGLPEARVYSERAARLARLEGDSHLLARSALAYAGRPFPLEAQEPLLNWLRAARQAPANDESLDARVASRLGAELAVAGPEHADESQALVREAEQRARRLGDPLTLSRVLYDVNFATFAPREPRAWLARVEETRRFASRCQDLELELRCLPAVFGAHLQLGERAGAEATLEACRSFVQDHPSSYGDAVLSSLEALIAMLDGRWPDALARIERIDAYARSSGSLGFLAITAGQRFWIAFEQDRSALLLPALEALAVRFPRVWLVTALRALGHAQAGQIEPALAGLGRVVEAIPAMPYDWSRLPALCVCAEVTFRASAPIAAAALELELAPYAALGAVSGNASQYYGSVSQALGWLAAARGRTGAALEHFQRAHDMHTALRSPPWCARTQRAIDELKPGRRATRRIS
- a CDS encoding helix-turn-helix transcriptional regulator, which produces MELEQARGLSDRELEVAILLSRGRSGKEIAFATALSPSAVSRASHAAARKLGLGSRVELASAFAGLTAPEDAPAPARHTPDDLLSPTERQVAELATRGRTDAEIAAARRTSRRTVANQLQHVYRKLGVHSRTELASRLSA